The DNA region TTTATAAACCTGAAAGTGATGAAGGAATTATTGCAAATAAATTCTACGTTGATGAATTCTATGACAAAGTATTAGTTCAAACAAGTAAAAAAATAAGTACATTTATAGATAAAGTAGTTGATGAGAAAATAATTGATGGATTTATTATGAGTATTTGTGATGGATTCATTTCTTTTGGGAAAAAAGTTGCAATGATACAAAACGCAAATGTAAGATTTTATGCTGCATTTATGTTAGTTGGTATGTGTTGTATCTTTATATATTTATATAAATTGTTAGGATTGTAGTATGAGTGCAGATATTTTATCTTTTATAATATTTTTACCAGCAGTTGTAGCCTTTGGATTAATGATTACAACAAAAAATGTTGAAGCTGTTAGAAATATAGCTTTTTTAACAACAACCGTTGTTTTAGCATTAGTATTAAAGCTATATTTAGAGTTTGAACCAAGTGCGGGTATGCAATTCGTAACAAATGCCTCTTGGATTAATAGTTTTGGAATTAATTATGATATTGGAGTAGATGGTTTTTCTCTAACAATTTTAATGATGATTGCAATTTTAATTCCTACTTCTTATTTACTTTTATGGGAAGGAAGGACTAAAGGTTATTGGATTAATTTACTTTTAGTACAAACAGGAGTAACAGGATCACTATTAGCACTTGATGTTGTATTATTTTACTTTTTCTGGGAAGTTATGCTTTTACCAGTATTTTTATTAATTGGTATATATGGATTTGGAAATAAAGTTTTTACAACAATAAAAGTTACAGTTTACACAATGGCTGGTTCTTTATTAATGTTTGTTGCTATTTTATATCTTGGTGTTGCATTTCATACTGAATTTGGTCATTGGTCATTTCAATACACAGATTTAATGAAAATAACAACTCTTTCATATAATGAAAAGATATGGTTATTTTTGGCATTTCTTGCTGCATTTGCAATAAAAATTCCTATTTTCCCTCTTCATACATGGATTATGGAAACATATAAGAATGCTCCAACAGGTGCAGTATTCTTATTATCTTCAATTATGGCAAAACTTGGTGTTTATGCTATTGTAAGATTTATGATTCCAATTTTTCCAGATATTTATGTTGAATTCTCAACATGGTTTGTAATCTTTGGAT from Malaciobacter molluscorum LMG 25693 includes:
- a CDS encoding complex I subunit 4 family protein; its protein translation is MSADILSFIIFLPAVVAFGLMITTKNVEAVRNIAFLTTTVVLALVLKLYLEFEPSAGMQFVTNASWINSFGINYDIGVDGFSLTILMMIAILIPTSYLLLWEGRTKGYWINLLLVQTGVTGSLLALDVVLFYFFWEVMLLPVFLLIGIYGFGNKVFTTIKVTVYTMAGSLLMFVAILYLGVAFHTEFGHWSFQYTDLMKITTLSYNEKIWLFLAFLAAFAIKIPIFPLHTWIMETYKNAPTGAVFLLSSIMAKLGVYAIVRFMIPIFPDIYVEFSTWFVIFGLFGLVYFGIAALMQDDIKRMFAYSSASHLSLISAGIFSLNEYGINGALYLIIAHAIATGALFLLVGIIHDETGTKSIKKLGGLAKTAPIFTVVFAIMLFANIGLPGTNGFVSELLIIFGIYEFNHTLGYISAITVIIGASYMLWMFQRAILQNRDGKSLNMRDLKIKEIIGLAPWVVLVFIMGIYPDIFIDKFEPTVTHYINDILKIGVMK